The sequence below is a genomic window from Entelurus aequoreus isolate RoL-2023_Sb linkage group LG15, RoL_Eaeq_v1.1, whole genome shotgun sequence.
aactttaCTTAACTATGTAACCTTTGAGTGACCAATTATAGGGATTTTGTggcaaaatgtattatttttaatggcATATAATAGCATTCTCATGGCAAAATATTGTTATTCCATTGTATAATGTGACCAAGTATAGTATTTTGGCATCATTATTGAAATATGCATTTAACAACAATATATGTTCATTTAAGGCAAAACTTAGCACTTACAtggcaaaataaaacattttagttgCATCTCAGGGACAAAATGTAGCATTTCTGCTGTATAGCATTATATTTTTGTTGCTACATTGCAATATATATGCAAAATGCGAATTTTTTGTGGCAAAATATAGTATTTCCAGAGAAAAATGTAGCATTTTGATGACTAGGGACAATATTTTGTAGTAGCAAATTGCATTTCTACAATTTGTGCAGCAAAACATCGCATTTTAttgctaaatgtaaaaaaatgttgtgaCACTGTAGAGTTTGCGAGACAATgacactttattttttaacaaaataattttTATGTGATAAAATATAGtacttttagaatattttaaataaaatacaaataaagtttttcttttttatcacACACTTTTATGACAAAATTTAGCCTTTTGGTGCTTGAGTGTACTTTTTGTTGCATTTCAGTGCCAACATTTACTCTGCGAAATGTAGCAATTGTTGTATTATATTAAATTGAAGCATTTTTTTGGCAACACTTACCAGGGAGAGGGCATCATTATGgcaaaatataacattttcatgCATTCCATACACATAATAGTGTTTGGGCTGTGGGCAGGACGTTATTACGGACAGCAGTGACTCATTATTTTTTGGCGTGTCATGCTGCGGTCTCTACATGTTTTCTTTAAATGTGATTTAGTGTCAAACGCTTTCTTAATTTGACAAAATTGCACGTTGTGGAAGACGATGCTTTTTTTGTAACTCGATTCCTTCATTGTCCTCCTACTAGCTGTAAGGCGGAAGGCAGGAGTGAGACACGAGCAGGCAGCGCTCACTCTGATGCGGTGTGTGGACCACCTGTTTCTAGTAAGAAAAGTCACCTGAATTCAGTTttcgaaaaaattaaaaatacatcagTGCACTGTTGTTCTGACCTCGTCCTTCGTCCAGGTGCCGCCCCTTCCTGGGTGATAGTGTCAGTGCTGTCCGTCATAACCGTCCTTTgtctcctcatcctcatcctcttCTGCTACAAGGACAAACTCAAGTTACTCTCTGGTAAATTGCTGCTGTAAATCACAAGATTTAAAGCCTTTGGAACAAATATATTCATTTCAAGTCAAACTGGTACTAATGTACAGTTTTTATTTGCAGTTAATCTGCGATCATGCGTTCAGAATCTGAAAAGGACGAGGATACAGCAGGTAAAATGAAAAGTTAATCATTATATACAATATAATGAAATACTGGAATATAAAGAGTGTTTAAATTCATTGATTGCCATTAGGTTGTTTGTTTATTGCACTGCAACTTGAGACCCGCACAAAATGTATGTCATTTATTTTTCCCTAAACTTAAAAAACGGTCACAcctaagagaagaaaaaaaacgtcGGAAATTCTAAtaactttaaatgtatttaaattttaaatttaaatatgttttgtttacaTTCTATTTAAAGAATAAAgtcctattttacaaaaacaaaataaagttgtatttttttatgaaaaaaacataatgagtttgtgggaaaaaaatagtaataaaaaacaactaatatttaatgaaaatacaagggaaataaataacatttttaatgatgaaatacattttttaaaagtcatacTCTTACAGGGATAATCATattcaaaaatatgttttttgggaGTATTTTTTTCAGAAATCTTtccaacaaaaaaattattttacgaaaaaaagttAAATTTTAGTCAGACAAAAAGTCCTACAGTCAATTCTTACAATTTCAATATTTTCTAAAgtcaaacatattttaaaaatgttacatttctatcctatctttGGAAAAGATTATTAATATTTTATCAGAATTTCATTAGtatgtatttaattaatattatgctaaaaactatatatatatatatatatatatatatatatatatatatatatatatatatatatatatatatatatatatatatatatatatatatatatatatatatatgtgtgtgtgtaaaaggtatTCTGATACTATCACAAGAAAAACAAttgtaattcctttttttttttttaaatctttcttaTTTGTAAGTTTAAAGAGAAAAAAAGTCAGAATAACATTTTTGCtctattttattggaaaaaaatgtCTTAACATTTACAGGAATACATTTggatttttcttataaaaatgaaAGTGAATTTTTTTGGAGGgtcaaaaattatacattttctaTTAAAAAACTAAATCAGACTTCAATTCTCAAACCTTCCCATGAAAACATGTGATTTTAtggtaaataatatatatttttattttaatgagaaaaaaagtcattcctttgccttttttttttttttaatttgaaaaaaaaaaaaacatttttaaggtaaaaaatatttacggtaaaacaaaaaacaaagaaaaatgtttttactttttcTTATTTGTAATCTTACAGAGAAAAAAGCCAGAATATAATTGTGTGTTCtacttttatgagaaaaaagtcataCAATTTTCTGGATTTATCCCGAAAAAAATTATTAaagtggatttttttgtcaaagtttgtaattttctgtaaaaacAAAATGCCTCACagctttttagtatttttttcatcATCCTTTAAACAATAACACCTTGTTAGAACCGTAAGTTCCCTGGAAGGTAACagaaatattatatattaataaagTGCTTATGATCTACAGGAGACATTGGCCCCTATTTATCAGAGTGGGGCAGCAGGAGGTCTCAAATATGTCCCGTGTCAGACCACCAAACTGTTGGGCCAAGCCCCCCACACGCTTGATGGCGATCAGCCCCCTTCCACTCCCTGTACCACCGTCTCACTCCCTCACACACATCAAATGACCAAAAAAGAAGGCCTGCAAAGGGAAACGACGATGGAGGAACTGAGTGAAGGGTCTGGGGGTCCAGAGGAGGTGTCTGAAGAAGAGGAACTCACAAGTGTGTCTCCTCTATTGGCTGCTTCTTGTGTGTGCAGCGTCCCGATCCAGGAGCCTCTGGAAGTAGGAGAGAATGAAGATTGCAGCCAAGCTGTCAGTCCTGGGACCCCCGGTGTTTGCTCCTGTGGGGGTCTACACACAGAAGGGGAAGGGGAAAAGGAGAGTGAACCGAGTGTTGCGTCTCTTGTCTCCTTTTCACCGCCTCTCCACCGCTCTTCCTCAGTGACTCCTCCGTCCAGCTCGCTTCCTGAGCTCTGCCTGCCTCTAGGCAAGGCTGTTAGGAGGCCAGAGGTCAAGGGTCACTTTAAAGACATGTCCCCTGTGAAGCAGAAGGGATATTACAGACTGGCAAGCACGGACTCCACAGAGAACAGCAAGCCTTCCTCGGTTAGCCTCTTAAAGACCTCCTCCTCTATTGGAGACCTCTACTCCGAGCAGGGGACCTCCTGGGGGGACAGCAGAGGAAACACGCTCCTGTCTGGGGAAATAGAGCTGGAGTGTGCCCCTCCTGGAAGCCTACAGAGTCAGCTGGCTGAACCAACTCTTACCTCAGGTATGTGAAATATGATTTTGTATGTGATTGAAATCTCTGTTTTTGGTCAGAATTATAGAGCTACGCTGCATGAGGGATGTTTCTATTATTTTGGTAGCCTTATTCAGCTACAtcattaaaaatacatatatatatatatatatatgtatgtatgtatgtatgtatgtacgtaggtatgtatgtgtgtatatatatatgtatgtatgtacgtatatatgtgtgtatatatgtgtgtatatatatatgtatgtatgtatgtatgtatatatatgtgtgtatatatatatgtatgtatgtatgtatgtatgtatatatgtgtgtgtgtaatatatatatatatatatatatatatatatatatatatatatatatatatatatatatatatatatatatatatatatatatgtatgtatgtatgtacgtatatatatatatatatatatatatgtgtgtatatatatatatatatatatgtatgtatgtacgtatatatgtgtgtctatatatatgtatgtatgtatgtatatatatgtgtgtgtatatatatatatatatgtatgtatgtatatatatatgtgtgtatatatatatatatatatatatatatatatatatatatatatatatatatatatatatatgttgttttttttactttgcacaaTCAGCTATtaatattgtagtattttatatatattgctatacacattttaaattattattcatattttaaaCAGTCTTTCTTAAGtcttatttattttaatagtgACACTTAAAATATGTGTAGTGTACACATTATTTGTACTACTTTCAGAAACTAAATAATGCAATATGTTACATTatctttagaattttttttatatttttttatgtatgtatgaaagatTAAATGTATTATATTGCAAGTAACAGTTAAAATATGtgtaattatatttttttgtgtaCAAATTTgtactacattaaaaaaaaatccataatgcAATGTACTATATTACATTATGTTAAGTATTATTTACTCTTAAGACATTTCATCTttctttttaatgtatatttgatAAAAGAAAATGTTTATGATATTGtgacatttaaaatatttatgaTTATAAATTTTTGTGTACAAATTATTAGCATGAACTTCACAAAATAAATGCTATCTATCAATATTttagtataatttattttattgcatTTTATATTATTTCACGAAATGTATTAAAAAGAGGTGATGATATTTCTTATATTGTAAATGacatttaaaatatttaccaTTATACATTTTCTGTGTACTAATTATTTTTCCGACTTTCGTAAAGTAAATATGCAAtgtattaaattatttttattattgactcttgcactttttatatttgtaaatGCCTGTATGACAAGAGAGGATGCTATTTATTTGATTGTGAAACTTCAAATGATAA
It includes:
- the tnfrsf11a gene encoding tumor necrosis factor receptor superfamily member 11A, yielding MGLGLPRRWIFPCWMACALVTFYAQNADSKSFPCGDQQYLKGSKCCNKCKPGFRVFADCNESHQTKCVKCGYGEYQPFWTQETRCLLQRICDAGKGFMSRPENLEAEEPCRCLPNYQCSPINCEFCEKIPTCRPGYGLEVEPESLNGLKMCVACKKGFFSADNNTKQCKPWTNCKAEGRSETRAGSAHSDAVCGPPVSSAAPSWVIVSVLSVITVLCLLILILFCYKDKLKLLSVNLRSCVQNLKRTRIQQETLAPIYQSGAAGGLKYVPCQTTKLLGQAPHTLDGDQPPSTPCTTVSLPHTHQMTKKEGLQRETTMEELSEGSGGPEEVSEEEELTSVSPLLAASCVCSVPIQEPLEVGENEDCSQAVSPGTPGVCSCGGLHTEGEGEKESEPSVASLVSFSPPLHRSSSVTPPSSSLPELCLPLGKAVRRPEVKGHFKDMSPVKQKGYYRLASTDSTENSKPSSVSLLKTSSSIGDLYSEQGTSWGDSRGNTLLSGEIELECAPPGSLQSQLAEPTLTSGQVSGNNNTTFISSGQVVNFSGDVIVVYVGQTSLGGDDAALDDGFGRPVQEQASETAPFFQSGSCLRSEGDNVTQKPLQDDTLQAQKATE